TCCGCCCAGCATAACAACGGGTTTCAGCGGATGGGCAAGACCTTTCAGGTGCTGTTTTTGTTTGGTACTCAGATTCATCGTATTTTTTTGCTTACTTAGGGATTGAAAACGGTTCATTCTACCGCCATCTCGGGTATATCGCCAAATCAACGCAACCGATGCGTGCTGATTTATCGCTACGATGACGATTTAACTGGAAAAATTATGACGGGTAAAAAGCGTTCGGCCAGTTCCAGTCGCTGGCTTCAGGAACACTTTAGCGATAAATATGTGCAACAGGCACAGAAAAAAGGGTTGCGTTCGCGCGCCTGGTTTAAACTTGAGGAAATACAGCAGGGTGACAAGCTTTTCAAACCCGGTATGACAGTGGTAGATCTGGGAGCTGCACCCGGTGGCTGGTCGCAATATGTGGTACAACTGATTGGCTCTTCTGGCCGTATTATTGCGTGTGACCTGCTACCTATGGACCCGATTGTTGGGGTCGATTTTCTGCAAGGCGATTTTCGTGACGAAGCCGTGCTGAAGACGCTTCTGGAACGCGTTGGTGACGAAAAAGTGCAGGTGGTCATGTCTGACATGGCACCGAACATGAGCGGTACACCGGCGGTTGATATTCCACGTTCCATGTATTTGGTAGAGTTAGCGTTGGAAATGTGTCGGGATATCCTGGCGCCAGGCGGCAGTTTTGTAGTGAAAGTGTTTCAGGGAGATGGCTTCGATGAATACCTGCGGGAAATTCGCTCCCTGTTTACGAAAGTGAAAATTCGTAAGCCGGATGCTTCGCGTTCACGTTCGCGCGAAGTGTACATTGTGGCGACAGGGCGCAAACTATAACCTGTTCTGCCGGGATCAAAGCAAGGCGACCAATGCGTTTATACCGATGAGTATTCTGACTTTCAGGGTAAACAAGCAAAATCATCAGCGCCGCGATTCCAGGTATGAAGGATATATAGTACCCTACGCTGTCTGTTAACACCGTTGTAATATGAGGTTAATCCCTTGAGTGACATGGCGAAAAACCTGATTCTCTGGCTAGTCATCGCGGTTGTGCTGATGTCGGTATTCCAGAGCTTTGGGCCCAGCGAGTCGAATGGCCGTAGGGTTGATTATTCAACCTTCCTGTCGGAAGTGAACCAGGATCAGGTCCGCGAGGCACGTATTAACGGGCGTGAGATTAACGTTACCAAAAAAGACAGTAATAAATACACGACCTATATTCCTGTCAATGATCCCAAGTTACTCGATAACCTGTTGACCAAAAACGTCAAAGTGGTTGGCGAACCGCCGGAAGAACCGAGCCTGCTGGCTTCGATCTTTATCTCCTGGTTCCCGATGCTGCTATTGATTGGCGTGTGGATCTTCTTTATGCGTCAGATGCAAGGTGGCGGCGGGAAGGGCGCGATGTCCTTCGGCAAGAGCAAGGCCCGCATGCTGACCGAAGATCAGATCAAAACCACCTTTGCTGATGTGGCCGGTTGTGACGAGGCCAAAGAGGAAGTGGGTGAGCTGGTCGAGTATCTGCGTGAACCGAGTCGCTTCCAGAAACTGGGCGGCAAAATCCCGAAAGGCGTATTGATGGTGGGTCCTCCGGGGACCGGTAAGACGCTGCTGGCGAAAGCCATTGCCGGTGAAGCCAAAGTGCCTTTCTTTACCATTTCCGGTTCTGACTTCGTTGAAATGTTCGTGGGTGTCGGTGCATCTCGTGTGCGTGACATGTTTGAACAAGCGAAAAAAGCCGCACCTTGCATCATCTTTATCGATGAAATCGATGCGGTGGGTCGTCAGCGCGGCGCAGGTTTAGGCGGTGGTCACGACGAACGTGAACAGACGCTGAACCAGATGCTGGTTGAAATGGACGGGTTTGAAGGCAACGAAGGCATTATCGTTATCGCGGCAACTAACCGTCCTGACGTACTTGACCCGGCGCTGCTGCGTCCTGGCCGTTTCGACCGTCAGGTCGTGGTCGGCTTGCCTGACGTGCGTGGCCGTGAGCAGATCCTGAAAGTGCATATGCGTCGTGTGCCGCTGGCAACCGACATTGATGCTGCCATCATCGCACGTGGTACGCCGGGCTTCTCCGGTGCTGACCTGGCGAACCTGGTAAACGAAGCTGCCCTGTTTGCTGCCCGCTCTAACAAGCGCGTGGTATCGATGGTTGAATTCGAGAAAGCGAAAGACAAAATCATGATGGGTGCGGAACGCCGCTCTATGGTGATGACGGAAGCGCAGAAAGAATCGACGGCTTACCACGAAGCAGGCCACGCGATTATTGGTCGCCTGGTGCCGGAACACGATCCGGTGCATAAAGTGACGATTATCCCGCGCGGTCGTGCCCTGGGTGTGACCTTCTTCCTGCCGGAAGGCGATGCGATCAGCGCCAGTCGTCAAAAACTGGAAAGCCAGATCTCTACCCTGTACGGCGGCCGTCTGGCTGAAGAGATCATCTATGGTGTTGAGCATGTATCGACCGGTGCATCCAACGACATTAAAGTCGCCACTAACCTGGCGCGTAACATGGTGACCCAATGGGGCTTCTCTGAGAAACTCGGTCCGCTGCTGTATGCAGAGGAAGAGGGAGAAGTGTTCCTCGGACGTTCTGTGGCGAAAGCCAAGCATATGTCCGATGAAACGGCACGTATCATCGACCAGGAAGTTAAACACCTGATCGATAGCAACTATCAACGTGCTCGTCGTATTTTGGGTGAAAACATGGACATCCTTCACGCGATGAAAGACGCGCTGATGAAGTATGAAACCATCGATGCACCGCAGATTGATGACCTGATGGCGCGTCGTGAAGTGCGTCCGCCAGCTGGCTGGGAAGATCCAGGCAGCAACTCTTCTGACAGCAACGGTACGCCGAAGGCGCCACGTCCGGTTGATGAACCGCGCACGCCAAATCCGGGCAATACCATGTCAGAACAGCTCGACAAATAAGAGGCGCAAACCTCGACAAAAACCCCGGCTGGTCCGGGGTTTTTTACATCCCGCAGTTACGCAATTCCCCAAGGAGGCTCTCGCCATGAAGTTGTACGCCCGTGATACCCATCTCGATCTCTCGTTTCCCCATGTGATGGGCATTTTAAATGTCACGCCGGACTCCTTCTCCGATGGCGGGAAGCACAATTCATTGGTGGATGCGCTCACGCACACCAATGAGATGGTTAATGCGGGGGCGACCATTATTGATGTGGGTGGCGAATCGACGCGCCCGGGAGCGGATGAGGTCAGTGTTGAAGAAGAGCTGGAGCGCGTTATCCCGGTGGTGGAAGCGATTGCGCAGCGTTTCGAGGTATGGATTTCAGTCGATACCTCAAAAGCAGAAGTGATCCGCGAATCCGCGCGAGTGGGTGCTCACATCATTAATGACATTCGCTCGCTATCTGAACCCGGTGCAATGCAGGCTGCGGCAGAGACCGGGTTACCGGTGTGTCTGATGCATATGCAGGGGGAGCCACGCACCATGCAGCAGGCACCGCAGTATCAAAACATCGTCAGCGAAGTGGATGCTTACTTCACCGAACAGATCGCACGTTGTGTCGCCGCAGGGATTAAAAAAGAGAATCTGCTACTCGACCCCGGCTTTGGTTTCGGTAAGAATCTCAGCCACAACTATGAGCTGCTGGCTGAATTGAGCCATTTTCACCATTTCGGCATGCCGTTATTGGTGGGGATGTCGCGTAAGTCGATGATTGGCCAGTTGCTGAATGTCGGTCCGGCGCAGCGTCTGACTGGCAGCCTGACGTGTGCGGTGATCGCCGCCATGCAGGGCGCACACATTATTCGCGTGCACGACGTGAAAGAAACTGTTGAAGCGATGCGTGTGGTTGAAGCGACACGCAGAGCAAAAGGATAAAAAAGGCATGAGCGAGCGTAAATATTTCGGTACGGATGGGATTCGCGGCAAAGTGGGTGAGGCACCAATTACCCCGGATTTCGTTCTGAAGCTGGGCTGGGCGGCGGGTAAAGTGCTGGCCCGTCACGGTTCTAAGAAGGTGTTGATCGGCAAAGATACGCGTATTTCAGGCTACATGCTGGAATCGGCACTCGAAGCGGGTCTGGCAGCAGCGGGCTTGTCTGCGGCATTTACCGGTCCGATGCCGACCCCGGCGATTGCTTACCTGACACGGACTTTCCGTGCCGAAGCCGGTATTGTGATTTCCGCCTCGCATAACCCGTTCGACGACAACGGTATTAAATTTTTCTCTGCGGAAGGCACCAAATTGCCTGACGAAGTGGAAGAGGCGATCGAGCTGGAGATGGAAAAACCGATCACCTGTGTTGAGTCGGCGGAGTTGGGGCGCGCCAGTCGCATAGTGGATGCCGCCGGGCGTTACATCGAATTCTGCAAAGGCACCTTCCCCAGCGAGCTGAGCCTGAACGGTTTAAAAATCGTGGTGGATTGTGCTAACGGGGCGACCTACCACATTGCCCCCAATGTGCTGCGCGAACTTGGCGCGACAGTGATTGCCATCGCGACCCAGCCTGATGGTATGAACATCAATAAAAACTGCGGTGCAACCGACCTGCGCATGTTGCAGCAACGCGTACTGGATGAGAAGGCCGATATTGGTCTGGCTTACGATGGTGACGGCGACCGCATCATGATGGTCGACCATTTGGGTGCGAAGGTCGATGGCGATCAGATCCTCTACATCATTGCGCGTGAAGGTTTACGTCAGGGGCAACTGCGCGGTGGCGTGGTGGGAACGCTGATGAGCAACATGGGCCTCGAACTGGCGCTGAAACAGCTGGGTATCCCGTTTGTGCGTGCCAAAGTCGGCGACCGCTATGTGCTGGAAAAAATGCAGGAGAAGGGCTGGCGTCTGGGGGCAGAAAACTCCGGTCATGTCATTCTGCTGGACAAAACCACGACCGGCGATGGCATCGTTGCAAGTTTGCAAGTACTTACTGCAATGGTGCAAAACCATATGAGCCTGCACGATCTGTGTAGCGGCATGAAGATGCTGCCACAGGTGTTGGTGAATGTCCGTTTCAGCGGCAGCAGCGATCCTTTGCAGAGCGATGCGGTCAAAGCGGCCAGTGCAGAAGTGGAAAAAACGCTGGCGGGTCGTGGCCGCGTCCTGTTACGCAAATCTGGCACCGAGCCGCTGATTCGTGTGATGGTTGAAGGCGAAGATGAAGCGCAGGTCACCGCGCTGGCACACAAAATTGCCGATGCGGTGAAGGCGGTTTAACGGCACATCTGGCGGTAAGATTTTTCTCTTTCCGCCTGTAAAATCACCATGATGGCGCTTTTTTCCGCAATTGATGAGGTTCGTGAAAATTGCGCTTGCAGAGCTATGTGCCTTTGGTTAGTATTCACACCCGCTTCTGATGGGTGATGACGAGACTCCCCATCGATACTGGTTGAAGCTTTAACTGTGCGGTTTACGCGCAAGGAAACAGGTTGATTATGTACGAAGCTCTTTTAGTTGTTTTCCTTATTGTGGCACTGGGCCTTGTCGGTCTGATCATGCTGCAACAAGGTAAAGGCGCTGATATGGGAGCATCATTTGGTGCAGGCGCTTCTGCGACGCTGTTCGGTTCTACCGGGTCTGGTAACTTCATGACTCGCATGACCGCAGTGCTGGCGACGCTGTTCTTCATCATCAGCCTGATTCTGGGTAACCTGAACACGAATAAAACTTCCAAAGGAAGCGAGTGGGAAAATCTGACTGCGCCGGCTAAATCTGAACAGACTCAGCCCGCAAAACCGGCAACCCCGGGTAACGATATCCCGCAGTAAGATCGTCAGCTTGCAGTGCGACATATTATCGTCGCCGTCAGTGAAGTGCCGAGGTGGTGGAATTGGTAGACACGCTACCTTGAGGTGGTAGTGCCCGATTGGGCTTACGGGTTCAAGTCCCGTCCTCGGTACCAAATCTCAGTATGACTTGCAATTTTTGCATGTTCGGCGTAACATTCGCCACGTTTTCGGACGCGGGGTGGAGCAGCCTGGTAGCTCGTCGGGCTCATAACCCGAAGGTCGTCGGTTCAAATCCGGCCCCCGCAACCACTTTCCCTTAGAGTTCTTTTTCAAATATACTGTATGCATCGACGGACGCATTCGCAGTGAGTTTTGAAAAAAATTCTTCTGGATTGTGCTCCGAGCCGCATCGCGGCATACAGGGTCCAGTCACAAAAAGCCCCGATTTTTCGGGGTTTTTTGTTATCAGGAAATCGCAACACTGGGCTATTAGGCCCTTTTTTTATGTCTTGGGGGTGGGCTTGTCCACATTAGAGCAAAAATTGACAGAGTTGATCTCTGCTCCGGTAGAAGCGCTTGGCTACGAATTGGTCGGTATCGAATTCATTCGTGGTCGCACATCAACCTTGCGCATCTATATTGATAGTGAAGAGGGTATCAATGTTGATGATTGCGCCGATGTCAGCCACCAGGTCAGCGCGGTAATGGATGTGGAAGATCCCATCACCGTGGCTTATAACCTTGAAGTTTCCTCACCGGGTCTCGACCGTCCTCTTTTTACTGCTGAACACTACGCGCGTTTTGCCGGTGAAGAGGTGGGTCTGGTCCTGCGTATGGCCGTGCAGAACCGCCGCAAATGGCAGGGCATCATTAAGTCTGTTGAAGGCGAGATGATCACGGTAACCGTTGAGGGTAAGGATGAAGTGTTCGCGCTGAGCAACATTCAGAAAGCGAACCTGGTCCCCCACTTTTAAAAGTCCGGATTGAGGCTAACCAGGATGAACAAAGAGATCTTAGCTGTAGTAGAAGCCGTTTCTAACGAAAAAGCCCTGCCGCGTGAGAAAATCTTCGAAGCGCTGGAGAGCGCTTTGGCCACTGCGACCAAAAAGAAGTATGAACAGGAAATCGACGTGCGTGTCAGCATTGACCGCCGTAGTGGCGATTTCGATACTTTCCGTCGCTGGCTGATTGTTGATGAAGTGACACAGCCGACTCGTGAGATCACGCTGGAAGCAGCCCGCTTCGAAGATGAAGCATTCAATCTGGGCGATTTTGTTGAAGATCAGATTGAATCGGTCACCTTTGACCGTATTACCACCCAGACGGCGAAGCAGGTTATCGTGCAGAAAGTGCGCGAAGCTGAGCGCGCCATGGTGGTCGATCAGTTCCGCGAGCAAGAAGGCGACATCATCACGGGCGTGGTGAAGAAAGTGAACCGCGACAACATCACGCTGGACCTCGGCAGCAATGCTGAAGCGGTCATTGTACGTGAAGATATGCTGCCGCGTGAAAACTTCCGCCCAGGCGACCGTATTCGCGGTGTGCTGTATGCTGTGCGTCCAGAAGCGCGTGGTGCGCAACTGTTTGTGACCCGCTCGAAGCCGGAAATGCTGATCGAACTGTTCCGCATCGAAGTACCAGAGATTGGTGAAGAAGTTATTGAGATCAAAGCGGCAGCGCGTGATCCCGGTTCTCGCGCCAAAATCGCGGTGAAAACCAATGACAAACGTATCGATCCGGTGGGTGCCTGCGTAGGTATGCGTGGCGCTCGTGTGCAGGCTGTCTCCAGCGAACTGGGTGGCGAGCGTATCGATATCGTGCTGTGGGACGACAACCCGGCGCAGTTTGTCATTAACGCTATGGCTCCGGCTGATGTAGCGTCAATTGTGGTGGATGAAGACAATCACACCATGGATATCGCTGTTGAAGCTGGCAATCTGGCTCAGGCGATCGGCCGTAACGGCCAAAACGTGCGTCTGGCTTCCCAGCTGAGCGGTTGGGAACTGAACGTAATGACCGTCGATGACCTGCAGGCGAAGCATCAGGCTGAAGCCCACGCTGCCATCGATATGTTCACCAAACATCTCGACATCGACGAAGAGTTTGCCACCATTCTGGTGGAAGAGGGCTTCTCTTCTCTTGAAGAGCTGGCATATGTACCGATCAACGAGCTGCTGGAAATTGATGGCCTCGATGAAGACACGGTAGAAGCCCTGCGTGAACGAGCAAAAAATGCGTTAACTACCCTGGCACTGGCGAAAGAAGAGAGCCGTGGCAATCAGGAACCTGCTGAGGATCTTCTGAATCTCGAGGGTCTGGATCGTGCGCTGGCTTACCGTCTGGCAGCGATTGGCGTTTGCACGCTGGAAGATCTTGCCGAGCAAGGTGTCGACGATCTGACAGATATCGAAGGGCTGGATGATGAGAAAGCCGGCGCGCTGATCATGGCCGCGCGTAATATCTGCTGGTTCGGCGATGACGCATAATTACAGGAAGGAACAGCATGACAGATGTAACCGTAAAATCGCTGGCCGCCGAAATTCAGACTCCGGTAGATCGCCTGGTACAGCAATTTGCTGATGCGGGGATCCGTAAGTCTGAGAACGACGCGGTGACCCAGCAAGAGAAAGAGACCTTATTGTCCCACCTGAATCGTGAACATGGTCAGGCCGGTTCAGGTAAACTGACGCTGCAACGTAAAACTCGCAGCACCTTGAATATTCCTGGCACCGGGGGTAAAAGTAAGTCGGTGCAAATCGAAGTCCGCAAAAAGCGCACCTATGTGAAGGGTGATGCAGAAGCCGAAGCGCAGGCTCAGGCTGAAGCTGAAGCCGAGGCGCAGCGTGAAGCGGAAGAGAAGGCGCGTCGCGAGGCGGAAGAACAAGCCCGTCGCGAAGCTGAACAAAAAGCGCAACGTGAAGCCGAAGAAAAAGCCAAGCGCGAAGCCGCTGACAAGGCGAAGCGTGAAGCAGCGGAAAATGACAAAGTGACTAATCAACCTACCGACGAACTAACCAAAGCCGCGAATTCAGACAAGGCCCGTCGTGAAGCCGAAGCCGCAGAACTGAAGCGTAAAGCCGAAGAAGAAGCGCGCCGTAAGCTGGAAGAAAACGCACGCCGTGCGGCTGAAGAAGCCCGCCGTCTGGCTGAAGAAAAATCAGCTGAATGGGAAAAACCGGAAGAAGAGGATAAAGGCGACTACCACGTCACCACCTCGACCCATGCCCGTCAGGCTGAAGATGAAAACGATCGCGAAGTTGAAGGCGGTCGTGGTCGTGGCCGCACCACCAAAGCTGCGCGTCCAGCCAAGAAAGGCAACAAGCATTCTGAAGCCAAAACCGACCGTGAAGAAGCGCGTGCCGCTGTTCGTGGTGGTAAAGGCGGTAAACATCGCAAACCGAGCTCCCTGCAGCAGGGCTTCAACAAGCCAGCTCAGGCAGTGAACCGTGATGTTATCATCGGTGAAACCATCACTGTTTCAGAATTGGCTAACAAAATGGCCGTGAAAGGTTCCCTGGTCATCAAAGCGATGATGAAGATGGGCGCTATGGCGACCATTAACCAGGTTATCGATCAGGAAACTGCCCAGCTGGTTGCGGAAGAAATGGGTCACAAAGTGATCCTGCGCCGTGAGAATGAGCTGGAAGAAGCGGTGATGGACGATCGTGATACCGATGCTGCGCAGGAAAGCCGCGCACCGGTCGTGACCATCATGGGTCACGTTGACCACGGTAAAACGTCGTTACTGGATTACATCCGCTCCACCAAAGTCGCCTCAGGCGAAGCGGGCGGCATTACCCAGCACATCGGTGCTTACCACGTCGAAACCGAAAACGGCATGATCACCTTCCTGGATACCCCGGGCCACGCCGCGTTTACCGCGATGCGTGCACGTGGTGCACAGGCAACGGATATCGTTATCCTGGTGGTGGCAGCAGATGACGGCGTGATGCCTCAGACCATCGAAGCTATCCAGCACGCGAAAGCGGCCGGTGTGCCGGTTGTGGTTGCCGTGAACAAGATCGACAAACCAGAAGCCGATCCGGATCGCGTTAAGAACGAGCTGACGCAGTACGGTATCATCCCGGAAGAGTGGGGCGGCGAGAACATGTTCGTCAACGTCTCTGCGAAAGCCGGTACGGGTATTGATGACCTGTTGAACGCCATTCTGCTGCAGGCGGAAGTTCTGGAACTGACTGCTATCCGTGAAGGTATGGCAAGCGGCGTGGTGATTGAATCGTTCCTCGACAAAGGTCGTGGTCCGGTCGCTACCGTTCTGGTGCGTGAAGGTACGCTGAATAAAGGCGACATCGTGCTGTGCGGCTTCGAGTATGGCCGTGTGCGTGCGATGCGTGACGAGCTGGGCCGTGAGGTATTGGCTGCGGGTCCGTCAATTCCGGTCGAAATCCTCGGCTTGTCCGGTGTTCCGGCGGCTGGTGATGAAGCCACCGTGGTTCGTGACGAGAAGAAAGCACGTGAAGTTGCACTCTATCGTCAGGGTAAATTCCGCGAAGTGAAACTGGCGCGTCAGCAGAAATCTAAGCTGGAAAACATGTTTGCCAACATGACCGAAGGCGAAGTGTCCGAGCTGAACATCGTACTGAAATCCGACGTACAGGGTTCTGTGGAAGCGATCTCCGACTCTCTGCTGAAACTCTCCACCGACGAAGTGAAGGTGAAGATTATCGGTTCGGGTGTGGGTGGTATCACCGAAACCGACGCCACGCTGGCAGCAGCTTCCAACGCGATTATTCTTGGCTTCAACGTGCGTGCCGATGCATCTGCTCGCCGCGTGATCGAAGCGGAAAGCGTGGATCTGCGTTACTACTCCGTCATCTATAACCTGATCGACGAAGTGAAAGCAGCGATGAGCGGCATGCTGGCTCCGGAATACAAAC
The DNA window shown above is from Pantoea sp. At-9b and carries:
- the folP gene encoding dihydropteroate synthase; the protein is MKLYARDTHLDLSFPHVMGILNVTPDSFSDGGKHNSLVDALTHTNEMVNAGATIIDVGGESTRPGADEVSVEEELERVIPVVEAIAQRFEVWISVDTSKAEVIRESARVGAHIINDIRSLSEPGAMQAAAETGLPVCLMHMQGEPRTMQQAPQYQNIVSEVDAYFTEQIARCVAAGIKKENLLLDPGFGFGKNLSHNYELLAELSHFHHFGMPLLVGMSRKSMIGQLLNVGPAQRLTGSLTCAVIAAMQGAHIIRVHDVKETVEAMRVVEATRRAKG
- the infB gene encoding translation initiation factor IF-2 yields the protein MTDVTVKSLAAEIQTPVDRLVQQFADAGIRKSENDAVTQQEKETLLSHLNREHGQAGSGKLTLQRKTRSTLNIPGTGGKSKSVQIEVRKKRTYVKGDAEAEAQAQAEAEAEAQREAEEKARREAEEQARREAEQKAQREAEEKAKREAADKAKREAAENDKVTNQPTDELTKAANSDKARREAEAAELKRKAEEEARRKLEENARRAAEEARRLAEEKSAEWEKPEEEDKGDYHVTTSTHARQAEDENDREVEGGRGRGRTTKAARPAKKGNKHSEAKTDREEARAAVRGGKGGKHRKPSSLQQGFNKPAQAVNRDVIIGETITVSELANKMAVKGSLVIKAMMKMGAMATINQVIDQETAQLVAEEMGHKVILRRENELEEAVMDDRDTDAAQESRAPVVTIMGHVDHGKTSLLDYIRSTKVASGEAGGITQHIGAYHVETENGMITFLDTPGHAAFTAMRARGAQATDIVILVVAADDGVMPQTIEAIQHAKAAGVPVVVAVNKIDKPEADPDRVKNELTQYGIIPEEWGGENMFVNVSAKAGTGIDDLLNAILLQAEVLELTAIREGMASGVVIESFLDKGRGPVATVLVREGTLNKGDIVLCGFEYGRVRAMRDELGREVLAAGPSIPVEILGLSGVPAAGDEATVVRDEKKAREVALYRQGKFREVKLARQQKSKLENMFANMTEGEVSELNIVLKSDVQGSVEAISDSLLKLSTDEVKVKIIGSGVGGITETDATLAAASNAIILGFNVRADASARRVIEAESVDLRYYSVIYNLIDEVKAAMSGMLAPEYKQQIIGLAEVRDVFKSPKFGAIAGCMVTEGNIKRHNPIRVLRDNVVIYEGELESLRRFKDDVNEVRNGMECGIGVKNYNDVRVGDMIEVFEVIEVKRTID
- the ftsH gene encoding ATP-dependent zinc metalloprotease FtsH, which encodes MAKNLILWLVIAVVLMSVFQSFGPSESNGRRVDYSTFLSEVNQDQVREARINGREINVTKKDSNKYTTYIPVNDPKLLDNLLTKNVKVVGEPPEEPSLLASIFISWFPMLLLIGVWIFFMRQMQGGGGKGAMSFGKSKARMLTEDQIKTTFADVAGCDEAKEEVGELVEYLREPSRFQKLGGKIPKGVLMVGPPGTGKTLLAKAIAGEAKVPFFTISGSDFVEMFVGVGASRVRDMFEQAKKAAPCIIFIDEIDAVGRQRGAGLGGGHDEREQTLNQMLVEMDGFEGNEGIIVIAATNRPDVLDPALLRPGRFDRQVVVGLPDVRGREQILKVHMRRVPLATDIDAAIIARGTPGFSGADLANLVNEAALFAARSNKRVVSMVEFEKAKDKIMMGAERRSMVMTEAQKESTAYHEAGHAIIGRLVPEHDPVHKVTIIPRGRALGVTFFLPEGDAISASRQKLESQISTLYGGRLAEEIIYGVEHVSTGASNDIKVATNLARNMVTQWGFSEKLGPLLYAEEEGEVFLGRSVAKAKHMSDETARIIDQEVKHLIDSNYQRARRILGENMDILHAMKDALMKYETIDAPQIDDLMARREVRPPAGWEDPGSNSSDSNGTPKAPRPVDEPRTPNPGNTMSEQLDK
- the rimP gene encoding ribosome maturation factor RimP, with the translated sequence MSTLEQKLTELISAPVEALGYELVGIEFIRGRTSTLRIYIDSEEGINVDDCADVSHQVSAVMDVEDPITVAYNLEVSSPGLDRPLFTAEHYARFAGEEVGLVLRMAVQNRRKWQGIIKSVEGEMITVTVEGKDEVFALSNIQKANLVPHF
- the rlmE gene encoding 23S rRNA (uridine(2552)-2'-O)-methyltransferase RlmE; the encoded protein is MTGKKRSASSSRWLQEHFSDKYVQQAQKKGLRSRAWFKLEEIQQGDKLFKPGMTVVDLGAAPGGWSQYVVQLIGSSGRIIACDLLPMDPIVGVDFLQGDFRDEAVLKTLLERVGDEKVQVVMSDMAPNMSGTPAVDIPRSMYLVELALEMCRDILAPGGSFVVKVFQGDGFDEYLREIRSLFTKVKIRKPDASRSRSREVYIVATGRKL
- the secG gene encoding preprotein translocase subunit SecG; the encoded protein is MYEALLVVFLIVALGLVGLIMLQQGKGADMGASFGAGASATLFGSTGSGNFMTRMTAVLATLFFIISLILGNLNTNKTSKGSEWENLTAPAKSEQTQPAKPATPGNDIPQ
- the glmM gene encoding phosphoglucosamine mutase, which encodes MSERKYFGTDGIRGKVGEAPITPDFVLKLGWAAGKVLARHGSKKVLIGKDTRISGYMLESALEAGLAAAGLSAAFTGPMPTPAIAYLTRTFRAEAGIVISASHNPFDDNGIKFFSAEGTKLPDEVEEAIELEMEKPITCVESAELGRASRIVDAAGRYIEFCKGTFPSELSLNGLKIVVDCANGATYHIAPNVLRELGATVIAIATQPDGMNINKNCGATDLRMLQQRVLDEKADIGLAYDGDGDRIMMVDHLGAKVDGDQILYIIAREGLRQGQLRGGVVGTLMSNMGLELALKQLGIPFVRAKVGDRYVLEKMQEKGWRLGAENSGHVILLDKTTTGDGIVASLQVLTAMVQNHMSLHDLCSGMKMLPQVLVNVRFSGSSDPLQSDAVKAASAEVEKTLAGRGRVLLRKSGTEPLIRVMVEGEDEAQVTALAHKIADAVKAV
- the nusA gene encoding transcription termination factor NusA, with the translated sequence MNKEILAVVEAVSNEKALPREKIFEALESALATATKKKYEQEIDVRVSIDRRSGDFDTFRRWLIVDEVTQPTREITLEAARFEDEAFNLGDFVEDQIESVTFDRITTQTAKQVIVQKVREAERAMVVDQFREQEGDIITGVVKKVNRDNITLDLGSNAEAVIVREDMLPRENFRPGDRIRGVLYAVRPEARGAQLFVTRSKPEMLIELFRIEVPEIGEEVIEIKAAARDPGSRAKIAVKTNDKRIDPVGACVGMRGARVQAVSSELGGERIDIVLWDDNPAQFVINAMAPADVASIVVDEDNHTMDIAVEAGNLAQAIGRNGQNVRLASQLSGWELNVMTVDDLQAKHQAEAHAAIDMFTKHLDIDEEFATILVEEGFSSLEELAYVPINELLEIDGLDEDTVEALRERAKNALTTLALAKEESRGNQEPAEDLLNLEGLDRALAYRLAAIGVCTLEDLAEQGVDDLTDIEGLDDEKAGALIMAARNICWFGDDA